One Bosea sp. 124 genomic window, CAGAGGCCGCCAAGCCGCAGGGCGATCTGTTCTGGAGTTCCAGCGCCAACACGCTCGGCGCCTTCACCCAGCTTTTCGAGCCCTATGCCTCGCCGGAGGCCGCCAGCATTCCGGCAGCCCTGCGACACCCGCAGAACCTCTGGACGGCGTCCAACGTCCACCTCGTCGTGGCGATGATCAACAAGAACCAGCTCGGCGGCGCGGAGGCGCCCAAGACCTGGAAAGATTTGCTCGCCCCCGCCTTCAAGGGCAAGATCATCATCGCCGACCCGGCCAACAGCTCGACCGCCTATACGATCCTCTGGGGCATCGACAAGCTGCTGGGCCCCGACGCTCTGAAGACCCTGGCCAGCAACCTGACCGTCTCCAGCGCGGCCTCAACGGTGCTGCGCAGCGTCGCGCAGGGGGAATATGCGGTCGGGCTGACGTTCGAATCCAACGCCTATGCCTATGTCGCCGGCGGCCAGCGCGAGATTTCTCTGCTCTATCCCGCGGAGGGCACCTTCTCGACGCCCGAATTCCAGGTGCTGGTGAAGGGTGCCCCCGCCGGCGCGACGGCCAAGGCGGCCTATGACCTGCTGCTCTCCAAGGAGGTCCAGATCGCACTGCTCGAGAATGCCTTCCGCCGCCCGAGCCGCTCGGACATCGACGTCTCCAAGCATGCCGACTTGCCGGCAATCGGCAGCGTCAAGGTCTTCGACATCGACGAGACCGAGGCCGCCGCCAAGCGCGACGAGTTCCTGAAGCGCTGGCAGTCCTACGCCGGCGCCGCGAAGTAAGCATGTAAACAGGCGTGTGCCGGCCGTCAGGCCGGGCACACGTTTCCGAACAGCCCATTGCTAGATCACGCGCGACCTGATGGTCGTGGTAACGATCTCCGTGATGACGACGACCACGAAGATCACGAGCAGCACCAACCCGACCTGATCCCAGTAGAGATTGTCCATCGAGGCCTGAAGCGCGACACCGAGCCCGCCCGCGCCGACTAGACCGAGCACGGCGCTTTCACGAACGTTGATGTCCCAGCGGAACAGGCTGACGGCGAGGAAGGCCGGCTTGACCTGCGGCCAGAAGCCTTTCAGCAGGATGGCACGGCGCGACGCACCGGCGGCGCGAAGCGCCTCGATCGGACCGGCTTTCGCCTCCTCGATCGCCTCGGACAGGAACTTGCCGGTGAACCCGATCGAGTGCACGGCAACCGCCATGACGCCGGCCAGCGCGCCCGGCCCAAACACGGCCACGAAAAGCAGCGCCCAGACCAGCGTATGGATCGAACGGGTCGCCACAAGGATGAAGCGACCGAGTGCATTGGCCCAGGGCGACGGCGAGACGTTGCGGGCGCAGAGCAGCGCCACCGGCGTCGCCAGCCCGATGGCGAGGATCGTGCCCAGTGTCGCGGTGTGCAGCGTTTCGACCAATGCCTCGCCGACGGTCTTGCCGAAATAGCTCCAGTCGATCGGCCACATCCGCTGAAACAGGTCGGCGGTCTGCTGCGGGGCATCGTAGAGGAATTCAGGGATGACCTCGATGGTCTGCAGGGACCAGCCGAGCGCCAGCGCCGCAAGCCCCCAGAAAGCAAGGCGCAAGCCGCGCTCCATCGGCGTGAACCGGCGCCAGAGCCTGCCGGCGGGCTTCTCGACCACCACGCCTGATGGCGCCTCGTCCTGATAGATTCGGCGCATGAAGGCGGAGAGCACCTCGCCTGCCATCACCGTCACGATGATCGCGATGATGATCGTCAGGACGAAGTCGTAGTCGAAGCGCTGGAAGGCGGTGAACAGCGTCGCCCCGATACCGCCGCCGCCGACCAGACCGACCAGCGCCGAATTCCGGAGGTTGGAATCGAGCTGGTAGGCGGCAAAGCCGATGAAGCGCGGCAGCACCTGCGGGACGACGCCCATCGTGACGACCGAGAGAAAGGGTGAGCCGGCGGCACGCAGCGCCTCGATCGGCTTCATCGACATCTCTTCGATCGCCTCGGCGATCAGCTTGGCGATGAAACCCAGCGTCGCGACCACCAGCGCCATCACGCCGGCGAGCGCACCGAAACCGACCGCTTTCACGAACAGGATCGCGACGATGACCGGGTGAAAGGTGCGGCACAGAGCGATCACGCCGCGCGCCGCGATCGTGACCGGCAGCGGCATCAGGTTGCGCGCGGCAAACAGTCCCAGCGGCAGCGCCAGCAGCACGCCCGCGCCTGTCGCAATGATGGCGATCTGCAGCGATTCCAGCATGCCGGAGAGCAGCAACTGCATCTTGTCGGCCGCGACATTGGGCGGAAACATCCGGCCCAGGAATTTGGCGCCGTTGTCGAGCCCCTGGACGAAGCGTTCCCAGCGGATGTCGAGAATCCGCGCGGCATAGCCGACATAGATCAGGAACAGCGCCGCGCCGATGCGCAGCGGCCAGTTCGGCGGAAAAGCCCGGGCGCGCAGGCTTCCGGCGACGATGGGAAGAGCGCTCATTCCATCCAGCCTTCGCCGCCATAGATCTCGGCGAGATGGCTGTCCTGCAGGCCGCCGGGCGGCCCGTCATACACCACGAGCCCCTTCGACATGCCGATGATGCGCAGCGCGTAGCGCCTTGCCAGCGCGACATTGTGGATGTTGACCAGCACGGGGATGTCGCGGTCGCGCCCGACCTTGGCGAGCAGCTCCATGATCTCGACCGAGGTCTTGGGATCGAGCGAGGAGGTCGGCTCGTCGGCGAGTACGAGGTCGGGGTCCTGCATCACGGCGCGTGCGATGCCGACGCGCTGGCGCTGGCCGCCGGAAAGCTGGTCGGCGCGACGGGTCGCGAACTCGGTCAGGCCCACCGAATCGAGCAGGGAGAAGGCGCGCGCGATGTCGGCCTCGGGAAAGCGACGCGTCCAGGCGCGCCAGACCGGGACATAGCCGAGCCGGCCGCAGAGCACGTTCTCGATCACGGTGAGCCGCTCGACCAGATTGTATTCCTGGAAGACCATGCCCAGCCGGCGGCGCGCCTGCCGTAGCGCCTCGCCCTGGAGTTTCGCGAGATCAGTGCCGCCGAGCACGATCGAACCCGACGTCGGATCGACCAGACGGTTGATGCAGCGGATCAGCGTCGATTTGCCGGTGCCGGACGGACCGATGATGGCTACGATGCCTGGCTCCGAGACGGTCAGGGATATGTCGCGCAGCACCGGCTGTCCTGGCCGGTATTCCTTGACGAGATTGCGAATGACGAGCGCCCGGCCCTGGCCGGACGCCGCAGGCAGGGCGCTCATGATCGATAAACCTCGTATGGTCGGTGCGTCTTGTCGTCAGGGCGCCTTGGCAGGTGCCGCCTTCTTCTTGGCGAGTTCGTCCGCCTCCCGCTTGGCCTCGGTGTCATAGGCCGACTTGTTGTAGGGCGTTCCGGATTTCTCGGCGACATCGCGCACCACCGCCCAGTCCTTCTGGTAGGTGATCGGCAGGAAGCGATCGTCTCCGTTGAACTCCTTGGTCATCTCGGGCGTGAAGCGGAAGGAGAAGAAGCAGTCGGTCAGCTTCTTGGCGAGCTCGGGCTTGAGGTCGTGGGCGTAGGCAAAGGACGAGGTCGGGAAGATCGCGCTGCGATAGATCTCGCGCACATCCTCCTTCTTGATGGTGCCGCGCACGATCATGCGCTCATAGACGTCGCCGGCGACTGCGCCCATGTCGTAGTCGCCTGAGACGACGCCAAGGATCGACTTGTCGTGCCCGCCCGACATCAACGGCTTGTAGTCGGTATCGGCGGTCAGGCCGTGTTCAGGGAACAGCACGCGCGGCGCGAGATTGCCCGAGTTCGACGAGGGCGAGGTATGGGCGACCTTCTTGCCCTTGAGATCGGCGAGCTTCTGATAGGGGCTCGAAGCCTTGACCACGGCAACGAGGTTGTAGCCTCGCACGCCATCGGCCGAGCCCTTGGCAGCGAATGGCACCGCACCGGCGAGATTGACGGCGAAGCCGGTCGGCCCGGTCGAGAATCCGGCGAAATGCAGGCGGCCGGAGCGCATCGCCTCGATCTCGGCCGAGTTCGACTGGACCGGATAATAGACGATCCGCTTGCCCGTGCATGTCGCGAGGTGGTCGGTCAGCGGCTTGAAGATATTGGCGTAGACGGCAGGGTCCTCGACCGGGGTATAGGCCCAGACCAGCGCCGACGGGTCCTTCCACTTCTTCGGATCCGCGGGCGCGTCGGCAACCAGGTCCTTGTTGCCGTCGCAATACATCGTGTCCAGCTGCCCCGAATGCGGACAGGCGTCCTGTGCGACCGCGGGACCGGCCCAGCCGGCAGACAGGCCGACCAGCAACGACGCCGTCGCAGCAAGTGAGTGCAGTTTCAGGCTCATCGAACGCTTCTCCCTGAGTGCCGCTTAGCCGGCTTGCTTATGGTATGCGACACATAACTGTCATATTCTACCCGGGGCGACCCCACCGTTCTAAGACTTAAGTGGTACGCGCCAGAGCGCGCGGCGCGCCGCATCGCGACCTCAGGGACATCTCCGCCGATCCATGCCCGCACTGCCAACGCCCGGCCATCGCCGCACCGCCACAACCTTCATCGACGGGCTCTCGGCCGTGGCTGAGCGGTATCGGGGCTTCCTCGTCGACCAGTGGGGCGTGCTGCATGACGGCGTGCGACCGTACCCGGACGCGCTGGAATGCCTGATCGGGCTGCGGGAGTGCGGCAAGCCCGTGATCATCCTGTCGAACTCCGGGCGCAGTGGCGCGGCGAACGAACGCATTCTCGCGA contains:
- the phnE gene encoding phosphonate ABC transporter, permease protein PhnE, producing MSALPIVAGSLRARAFPPNWPLRIGAALFLIYVGYAARILDIRWERFVQGLDNGAKFLGRMFPPNVAADKMQLLLSGMLESLQIAIIATGAGVLLALPLGLFAARNLMPLPVTIAARGVIALCRTFHPVIVAILFVKAVGFGALAGVMALVVATLGFIAKLIAEAIEEMSMKPIEALRAAGSPFLSVVTMGVVPQVLPRFIGFAAYQLDSNLRNSALVGLVGGGGIGATLFTAFQRFDYDFVLTIIIAIIVTVMAGEVLSAFMRRIYQDEAPSGVVVEKPAGRLWRRFTPMERGLRLAFWGLAALALGWSLQTIEVIPEFLYDAPQQTADLFQRMWPIDWSYFGKTVGEALVETLHTATLGTILAIGLATPVALLCARNVSPSPWANALGRFILVATRSIHTLVWALLFVAVFGPGALAGVMAVAVHSIGFTGKFLSEAIEEAKAGPIEALRAAGASRRAILLKGFWPQVKPAFLAVSLFRWDINVRESAVLGLVGAGGLGVALQASMDNLYWDQVGLVLLVIFVVVVITEIVTTTIRSRVI
- the phnC gene encoding phosphonate ABC transporter ATP-binding protein, with product MSALPAASGQGRALVIRNLVKEYRPGQPVLRDISLTVSEPGIVAIIGPSGTGKSTLIRCINRLVDPTSGSIVLGGTDLAKLQGEALRQARRRLGMVFQEYNLVERLTVIENVLCGRLGYVPVWRAWTRRFPEADIARAFSLLDSVGLTEFATRRADQLSGGQRQRVGIARAVMQDPDLVLADEPTSSLDPKTSVEIMELLAKVGRDRDIPVLVNIHNVALARRYALRIIGMSKGLVVYDGPPGGLQDSHLAEIYGGEGWME
- the phnD gene encoding phosphate/phosphite/phosphonate ABC transporter substrate-binding protein, with product MSLKLHSLAATASLLVGLSAGWAGPAVAQDACPHSGQLDTMYCDGNKDLVADAPADPKKWKDPSALVWAYTPVEDPAVYANIFKPLTDHLATCTGKRIVYYPVQSNSAEIEAMRSGRLHFAGFSTGPTGFAVNLAGAVPFAAKGSADGVRGYNLVAVVKASSPYQKLADLKGKKVAHTSPSSNSGNLAPRVLFPEHGLTADTDYKPLMSGGHDKSILGVVSGDYDMGAVAGDVYERMIVRGTIKKEDVREIYRSAIFPTSSFAYAHDLKPELAKKLTDCFFSFRFTPEMTKEFNGDDRFLPITYQKDWAVVRDVAEKSGTPYNKSAYDTEAKREADELAKKKAAPAKAP
- a CDS encoding extracellular solute-binding protein, whose product is MTKTIDRRTLLAGLAGLAAVPATGPALAQGASGNVVLYTSNNAQSVDAILGVAKDKLPNLKISTITGGSGQLLRRLEAEAAKPQGDLFWSSSANTLGAFTQLFEPYASPEAASIPAALRHPQNLWTASNVHLVVAMINKNQLGGAEAPKTWKDLLAPAFKGKIIIADPANSSTAYTILWGIDKLLGPDALKTLASNLTVSSAASTVLRSVAQGEYAVGLTFESNAYAYVAGGQREISLLYPAEGTFSTPEFQVLVKGAPAGATAKAAYDLLLSKEVQIALLENAFRRPSRSDIDVSKHADLPAIGSVKVFDIDETEAAAKRDEFLKRWQSYAGAAK